A stretch of the Theropithecus gelada isolate Dixy chromosome 7a, Tgel_1.0, whole genome shotgun sequence genome encodes the following:
- the TRIM69 gene encoding E3 ubiquitin-protein ligase TRIM69 isoform X2 yields the protein MEEELAIQQGQLETTLKELQSLRNMQKEAIAAHKENKLHLQQHVSMEFLKLHQFLHSKEKDILTELREEGKALNEEMELNLSQLQEQCLLAKDMLVSIQAKTEQQNSFDFLKDITTLLDSLEQGMRVLATRELISRKLNPGQYKGPIQYMVWREMQDTLCPGLSPLTLDPKTAHPNLVLSKNQTSVWHGDIKKVMPDDPERFDSSVAVLGSRGFTSGKWYWEVEVAKKTKWTVGVVRESIIRKGSCPLTPEQGFWLLRLRNQTDLKALDLPSCSLTLTNNLDKVGIYLDYEGGQVSFYNAKTMTHIYTFSNTFIEKLYPYFCPCLNDGGENKEPLHILHPQ from the exons GAAAACAAGCTACATCTGCAGCAACATGTGTCCATGGAGTTTCTAAAGCTGCATCAGttcctgcacagcaaagaaaaggacattttaaCTGAGCTCCGGGAAGAGGGGAAAGCCTTGAATGAGGAGATGGAGCTGAATCTGAGCCAGCTTCAGGAGCAATGTCTCTTAGCCAAGGATATGTTGGTGAGCATTCAGGCAAAGACGGAACAACAGAACTCCTTCGACTTTCTCAAA gACATCACAACTCTCTTAGATAG CTTGGAGCAAGGAATGAGGGTGCTGGCAACCAGAGAGCTTATTTCCAGAAAGCTGAACCCTGGCCAGTACAAAGGTCCTATCCAGTACATGGTATGGAGGGAAATGCAGGACACTCTCTGTCCAG GCCTATCTCCACTAACTCTGGACCCTAAAACAGCTCACCCAAATCTGGTGCTCTCCAAAAACCAAACCAGCGTCTGGCATGGTGACATTAAGAAGGTAATGCCTGATGATCCAGAGAGGTTTGACTCAAGTGTGGCTGTGCTGGGCTCAAGAGGCTTCACCTCTGGAAAGTGGTACTGGGAAGTAGAAGTAGCAAAGAAGACAAAATGGACAGTTGGAGTCGTCAGAGAATCCATCATTCGGAAAGGCAGCTGTCCTCTAACTCCTGAGCAAGGATTCTGGCTTTTAAGACTAAGGAACCAAACTGATCTAAAGGCTCTGGATTTGCCTTCTTGCAGTCTGACACTGACTAACAACCTCGACAAAGTGGGCATATACCTGGATTATGAAGGAGGGCAGGTGTCCTTCTACAATGCTAAAACCATGACTCACATTTATACCTTCAGTAACACTTTCATAGAGAAACTTTATCCCTACTTCTGCCCCTGCCTTAATGATGGTGGAGAGAATAAAGAACCATTGCACATCTTACATCCACAGTAA
- the TRIM69 gene encoding E3 ubiquitin-protein ligase TRIM69 isoform X3, giving the protein MEFLKLHQFLHSKEKDILTELREEGKALNEEMELNLSQLQEQCLLAKDMLVSIQAKTEQQNSFDFLKDITTLLDSLEQGMRVLATRELISRKLNPGQYKGPIQYMVWREMQDTLCPGLSPLTLDPKTAHPNLVLSKNQTSVWHGDIKKVMPDDPERFDSSVAVLGSRGFTSGKWYWEVEVAKKTKWTVGVVRESIIRKGSCPLTPEQGFWLLRLRNQTDLKALDLPSCSLTLTNNLDKVGIYLDYEGGQVSFYNAKTMTHIYTFSNTFIEKLYPYFCPCLNDGGENKEPLHILHPQ; this is encoded by the exons ATGGAGTTTCTAAAGCTGCATCAGttcctgcacagcaaagaaaaggacattttaaCTGAGCTCCGGGAAGAGGGGAAAGCCTTGAATGAGGAGATGGAGCTGAATCTGAGCCAGCTTCAGGAGCAATGTCTCTTAGCCAAGGATATGTTGGTGAGCATTCAGGCAAAGACGGAACAACAGAACTCCTTCGACTTTCTCAAA gACATCACAACTCTCTTAGATAG CTTGGAGCAAGGAATGAGGGTGCTGGCAACCAGAGAGCTTATTTCCAGAAAGCTGAACCCTGGCCAGTACAAAGGTCCTATCCAGTACATGGTATGGAGGGAAATGCAGGACACTCTCTGTCCAG GCCTATCTCCACTAACTCTGGACCCTAAAACAGCTCACCCAAATCTGGTGCTCTCCAAAAACCAAACCAGCGTCTGGCATGGTGACATTAAGAAGGTAATGCCTGATGATCCAGAGAGGTTTGACTCAAGTGTGGCTGTGCTGGGCTCAAGAGGCTTCACCTCTGGAAAGTGGTACTGGGAAGTAGAAGTAGCAAAGAAGACAAAATGGACAGTTGGAGTCGTCAGAGAATCCATCATTCGGAAAGGCAGCTGTCCTCTAACTCCTGAGCAAGGATTCTGGCTTTTAAGACTAAGGAACCAAACTGATCTAAAGGCTCTGGATTTGCCTTCTTGCAGTCTGACACTGACTAACAACCTCGACAAAGTGGGCATATACCTGGATTATGAAGGAGGGCAGGTGTCCTTCTACAATGCTAAAACCATGACTCACATTTATACCTTCAGTAACACTTTCATAGAGAAACTTTATCCCTACTTCTGCCCCTGCCTTAATGATGGTGGAGAGAATAAAGAACCATTGCACATCTTACATCCACAGTAA
- the TRIM69 gene encoding E3 ubiquitin-protein ligase TRIM69 isoform X4, translated as MEFLKLHQFLHSKEKDILTELREEGKALNEEMELNLSQLQEQCLLAKDMLDITTLLDSLEQGMRVLATRELISRKLNPGQYKGPIQYMVWREMQDTLCPGLSPLTLDPKTAHPNLVLSKNQTSVWHGDIKKVMPDDPERFDSSVAVLGSRGFTSGKWYWEVEVAKKTKWTVGVVRESIIRKGSCPLTPEQGFWLLRLRNQTDLKALDLPSCSLTLTNNLDKVGIYLDYEGGQVSFYNAKTMTHIYTFSNTFIEKLYPYFCPCLNDGGENKEPLHILHPQ; from the exons ATGGAGTTTCTAAAGCTGCATCAGttcctgcacagcaaagaaaaggacattttaaCTGAGCTCCGGGAAGAGGGGAAAGCCTTGAATGAGGAGATGGAGCTGAATCTGAGCCAGCTTCAGGAGCAATGTCTCTTAGCCAAGGATATGTTG gACATCACAACTCTCTTAGATAG CTTGGAGCAAGGAATGAGGGTGCTGGCAACCAGAGAGCTTATTTCCAGAAAGCTGAACCCTGGCCAGTACAAAGGTCCTATCCAGTACATGGTATGGAGGGAAATGCAGGACACTCTCTGTCCAG GCCTATCTCCACTAACTCTGGACCCTAAAACAGCTCACCCAAATCTGGTGCTCTCCAAAAACCAAACCAGCGTCTGGCATGGTGACATTAAGAAGGTAATGCCTGATGATCCAGAGAGGTTTGACTCAAGTGTGGCTGTGCTGGGCTCAAGAGGCTTCACCTCTGGAAAGTGGTACTGGGAAGTAGAAGTAGCAAAGAAGACAAAATGGACAGTTGGAGTCGTCAGAGAATCCATCATTCGGAAAGGCAGCTGTCCTCTAACTCCTGAGCAAGGATTCTGGCTTTTAAGACTAAGGAACCAAACTGATCTAAAGGCTCTGGATTTGCCTTCTTGCAGTCTGACACTGACTAACAACCTCGACAAAGTGGGCATATACCTGGATTATGAAGGAGGGCAGGTGTCCTTCTACAATGCTAAAACCATGACTCACATTTATACCTTCAGTAACACTTTCATAGAGAAACTTTATCCCTACTTCTGCCCCTGCCTTAATGATGGTGGAGAGAATAAAGAACCATTGCACATCTTACATCCACAGTAA